The DNA window TCGGCGACGTGGTCGTTCCACAGGGCCCGGGTGATGGCCAGCACGCCGCCCACGCGCAGCATGCGCAGGGCCTGGTCGATGAGCGCGGCGGACTCCTCCGGCTCGACGTCGAGGACCACCATGTCGTAGGAGCGCGCCGCCATGCGGGGCAGGACGTCGGAGGCCCGGCCCCGGATAATGCGGGTGCGTGAGCGCGCCCGGCCCCCGGACTCGAAGGCGCGGCGCGCCTCGCGCTGGATCTCGGGTTCGACGTCAATGGTGGTGAGTACGCCGTCGGGCCCCATCCCGTCCAGGATCCACAGGCCCGACACGCCCGTGCCGGTGCCGATCTCGGCGACGGAGCGGGCGGCGACCGAGGCCGCCAGCATGCGCAGTGCGGCGCCCGTGGCGGGGGTGACGGGGGCGGTGCCCAGTTCGATGCCGCGCAGGCGGGCCTGCATGGCGGCCTCGGGCTCGATGGGGAACTCCTCCGTGTAGGACCAGCTCAGCGTCTTGTCAGCACTCATGGGTGCTCCTTCCTCGAAGTGTGCTCCGCCGCGCGCCGCGGACGGCCGGCCCGGCGCCGCGCGGCCCCATTGTCCCAGGTCGCGGGCCGGGCGGCGGCCGCGGACGCGCGCCCGCTTATACTGACGGGCGTGTTTGGCATTTCGGGCTCCGAGTTCCTCGTGCTGCTCCTGGTCGTCATTGTCGTCGTGGGGCCCCGGCGCCTGCCGGAGTACACGCGCCGGCTCACCCAGCTGGTGCGCCGGCTGCGCCTGTTCCTCGACAACGCCAAGGAGCAGATCGCCCAGGAGGTGGGCCCCGAGCTCGGGGAGCTCAACCTGGAGGATCTCAACCCGCGCAATTACGATCCCCGCAAGATTGTGCGCGACGCGCTCGGCGAGGATCTCGACGCCATTCGCCGGGACCTGTCCAGCCCCTTCCAGTCCGCCGTGTCCACCGCTGAAAGGGCCGGCGACGAGGCCGTGGCGGCCGTGCGCGGCGCCAAGCCGCTGTCGGCGATGATCGACGCCGAGGCCGGGCGGGCCCGCGAGGCCGGGTCGGTGTCCGCGGCCGCCCCGGAGGTGCGGGCCGAGACCGCCACGCCGGAGCCGGCCGCCCCGGAGCCGGCCGCGGCTCCGACCGCCCCGGAGCCGGCCCGGGTGCCCTCGAGCCTGGTCGCCGATCGGCCCGCCGCGCCCGCCCGCCCGGTATCCCCGCGCGATATCGTGCGTGCCGCCCGCGCCGCCGCGCGCACCCGGCCCGAGGCCGCCGTCGCCGTCGTCGACGCCTGACGGGCGGCGCCGTTCAGCCGACCGGGCTGATACTCAGCTTCATCCCCGACAGGCCGCGCCGCACGCGGCCCAGTCGGCGGGCCACGTCGGCCAGGGCCCCGGCCGCCGGGGCGTCGGTGGCCGGAGCGCCGTCGGCGGCCACCGTCACCGGCACGCCGGCGTCGGAGCCCTCGCGCAGGGCGATGTCCAGCGGCAGCCGGGCCAGGAGCGGGACCTCGTAGCCCAGGGCCGTGCTCAGGGAGCGGCTGACAGCCAGGCCGCCGCCGGAGCCGAAGATCTCCAGGCGCGAGCCGTCGGGCTGGGGCAGGTAGGACATGTTCTCCACGACGCCCACGACCTTCTGCTTGGTCTGCACGGCGATGAGGCCGGTGCGTTCGGCGACCTCGGCGGCCGCGGTCTGGGGGGTGGTCACCACCAGGATCTCGGCGCCCGGCAGGAGCTGGGCCACCGAGATGGTTACGTCGCCGGTGCCGGGGGGCAGATCGAGCAGAAGGACGTCCAGGTCGCCCCAGAAGACGTCGGACAGGAACTGCTGGACCGCCCGGTGGAGCATGGGGCCGCGCCAGATGACCGGCTGCTTGTCCTCCACGAACATGCCGATGGAGATGACCTTCACCCCGTGGGCCACCGGCGGGACGATCATGCCGTCCAGCTGGGTGGGGACCCGCTCCACTCCGAGCATGCGGGGGATGGAGAAGCCGTAGATGTCGGCGTCGACCACGCCCACGCTCAGGCCCTGGGCGGCCATGGCGGCGGCCAGGTTGGCGGTCACCGACGACTTGCCGACCCCGCCCTTGCCGGAGGTCACGGCGTAGACGCGGGTGAGGCTGCCGGGCTTGGTGAAGGGGATCTCCGGCTCGGCCGCCCCGCCGCG is part of the Actinomyces sp. oral taxon 414 genome and encodes:
- a CDS encoding O-methyltransferase, whose translation is MSADKTLSWSYTEEFPIEPEAAMQARLRGIELGTAPVTPATGAALRMLAASVAARSVAEIGTGTGVSGLWILDGMGPDGVLTTIDVEPEIQREARRAFESGGRARSRTRIIRGRASDVLPRMAARSYDMVVLDVEPEESAALIDQALRMLRVGGVLAITRALWNDHVADPARRDPATVAARELGKALREREDLLTSLLPVGDGLLVAVRRL
- a CDS encoding P-loop NTPase, whose product is MATTPTQDQVRRALSRVIDPELRRPITDLGMVESVEIEDGVVTVGVLLTVAGCPLKDTITADTRREVGALEGVSGVEVRLGVMTDEQRAGLRARLRGGAAEPEIPFTKPGSLTRVYAVTSGKGGVGKSSVTANLAAAMAAQGLSVGVVDADIYGFSIPRMLGVERVPTQLDGMIVPPVAHGVKVISIGMFVEDKQPVIWRGPMLHRAVQQFLSDVFWGDLDVLLLDLPPGTGDVTISVAQLLPGAEILVVTTPQTAAAEVAERTGLIAVQTKQKVVGVVENMSYLPQPDGSRLEIFGSGGGLAVSRSLSTALGYEVPLLARLPLDIALREGSDAGVPVTVAADGAPATDAPAAGALADVARRLGRVRRGLSGMKLSISPVG
- a CDS encoding twin-arginine translocase TatA/TatE family subunit, which gives rise to MFGISGSEFLVLLLVVIVVVGPRRLPEYTRRLTQLVRRLRLFLDNAKEQIAQEVGPELGELNLEDLNPRNYDPRKIVRDALGEDLDAIRRDLSSPFQSAVSTAERAGDEAVAAVRGAKPLSAMIDAEAGRAREAGSVSAAAPEVRAETATPEPAAPEPAAAPTAPEPARVPSSLVADRPAAPARPVSPRDIVRAARAAARTRPEAAVAVVDA